The genomic window AACCATCAACAACCTTCTCATCAACAAGCATTTTGAGCTTTCTCTTACTCATAACTGTGTTTGTCACATTTAAGCGAGAGAACTCAATTTGCTGTGGTTGACTTTCCATTTCACATTCCGTTACAACCCAGTTGTAAAAAGGGCGCTGATCTTCAAATTCAAGCGTACATAAGGAGTGTGTAATTCCTTCAATAGCATCCTCTAATGGATGAGCAAAAGCATACATAGGATAGATGCACCATTTATCACCTGTGTTGTGGTGGTGTGAATGAAGAACGCGATATAACACAGGATCACGCATGTTAATGTTGCCAGAACTCATATCAATTTTCGCACGAAGTACTTTTTCTCCGTCTTTGAAATCTCCGTTACGCATACGTTCAAATAATTCAAGATTTTCCTCCACGGAACGGTTGCGGTAAGGACTATCTTTACCAGGTTCTGTTAATGTTCCACGATATTCACGAATTTGCTCTTGTGTTAAATCATCAACATACGCTTTGCCTTTTTTAATTAATAAGACTGCTCGATTGTACATTTCTTCAAAGTAATCAGAAGCGAAGAAAAGGTTATCCCAAGAGTATCCGAGCCATTTTACGTCTTCTTTGATGGATTGTACATATTCTGTATCCTCTTTTAGTGGATTTGTATCATCAAACCGTAGATTCGTAAGACCCTCAAATTCATCAGCTAGTCCAAAATTAATAGTGATCGATTTGGCATGTCCAATATGTAAGTATCCATTTGGTTCTGGTGGAAAGCGAGTAACTATTTTTTCATGCTTACCAGACTGTAAATCTTTAATCATAATATCTTTAATAAAATTTGAATTATGTTCTTTCTCCATACTTATCATCCTTTTGTGAAACGTTTTATAAAAGTATATATAACATAAACGCCCTTATGAATCCAAACATTTCTTTAGTATAGACGAATTTGTTAGTATTTTACTCATTTTATTGTTTTATTGTAACAAATTATGGGCACATATAAAAATAGGAAACGAAAAGGGAGTCTTGAGCATGGAAGAAAGTAGAGAGTTAATTATTAATAATTTCAAGGAGTATAATTTAATAGAAGAAGCCATGCAGCAAGAATTACTACTGATTCCTTGTGAAAAGTGTCGTCTACTATTTCAAGTGGCGATTTTAGAAGCTTTTAATAATGCTGTCGAATACGGAAAATATCCGATTGTAATAAGATTTAAACATATGAACTCTCGAATTGTTACTCGTATAAAGGATTGTGGAAAGGGGTTTCCTGTTAGGCCATTATTTGAGTCAATATCAGTGAACGGTGTATCGACTATGATGGAAGGTAAACTAGAAGATGCTCGAGGCAGAGGAGTTTTAATGATGGTAGAAATAGCTGATAAAGTTATATATAACGCACATGGTAACGATGTAATCTTAATTAAGGGAGTACCTTGTAGCTGTTCGAAAAATGCACCTGGGTAAGTAGAGTTTGCCGATTGCTGAAGAAAATGTTATAAGTACGACTTTCGAATATCCAAGGCAGTAATTTGACATCTTTGTGAAATAGGTAAAATTAAGCAACCGTCTTGTTATAATATTAAACAGACAGATGATGTTTAATAAATAACAAGGCGGCGAATGGTATGCAAACAATGAATGCTGTGCAAGACTTACATTTGAAGTCTCATAAGCTAAGACAGTCATTTTCACCAAGGTTAATTTTTTGGGAGCTTACAGAAGGCTGTAATTTAAAATGTATACACTGTCGAGCGACCGCTCAACCTATGAGATCGGATGCTGAATTATCAACGATTCAAGCCAAACGTGTTGTAGATGATATTGCATCATTTGCAGATCCTATCTTAATTTTAACAGGGGGAGAGCCTCTCTATCGACCTGATTTTTTTGAAATTGCCCAATACGCGCATGATAAAGGGTTAACGTTAGCTATGGCAACAAATGGAACATTAATCACAGAAGATATTGCTAAAAAAATTAAAGATGCAGGTATTCGTCGTGTAGCGATTAGTTTAGATGGTCCAACAGCTGATATACATGATAAGTTTCGTGGCATTGACGGAAGTTTTGAAGCAGCATTGCGTGGTGCTGAGCTTGTTAAAAAGCAAGGTATACAGGTACAATTTAATACGACCATCACGAAACACAATGTGCATGCTGTGGAAGATATGATAGCGCTAGCGGAAGCGCGTGAAGCAGATGCTCTTCATCTATTTATGCTAGTACCGGTAGGCTGTGGGGTACAAATTACGGAATCTAATATGTTAACAGCAACAGAATATGAGAATGTCTTAGAATGGTTTTATGAGCGCTCCCGTGAAGTGTCGTTTGAGATTCGAGCTACTTGCGCGCCACATTATTATCGAATTATGCGTCAAAAAGCTAAGGAACGTGGAGAGCGAGTGACTAGACAAACACACGGCATGAATGCGATGACAAAAGGCTGTCTAGCTGGGTCTGGTGTGTGCTTTATATCTCATAAAGGGTTTGTTCAACCATGTGGATACCTCCCTGTTCAAGTCGGTAACGTTCTTCAGCAACCACTTGAGCAAATTTGGAACGAGTCGCCTGAATTCGCGGTTCTTCGAGATACAAACGAATTAGATGGAAAGTGTGGCATTTGCGAATATGTAAATATTTGCTCGGGTTGTCGCGCACGTGCGTATTACGAAACTGGCAACTTCATGAGTGAAGAACCATATTGTAACTATCAGCCTGGGAAGTAAGAGACCTGGGACTTAAACCTCAACGATAGACGGAATAAACTTATCTATAAATAATTAAATCGAGGGCGAGGCTCTCGGTTTTTTTTCTTGTGTAAATTTGTCTATGATGATGGGAAAAAGAGTCTATGATGTAGTGAAGATAGGGGTTTTTAAAGCCGTATCGTGAAACTCTTATATGAAAAAGGAGGAATTTTCAGACTTTTACTGAAATATAATGTTAAAGCTTGTCACGTGTGTATAAAATTGAAAGCGCTTAAAAGGTAAGGGGTTGCTGTAAAACTATTGTTAAGCAAGCGTTATACAGCAACTAAGTAAATACTATTATATCGATGAGTTACTTAGAAATGAAAGCGAGCAGATACAGAATTCTTATTACGCGAACAGCGGGGGGGCTGAGCATGTCTAACATTTATAACGAAGAACATCGTATTTTTAGGCAAGCATTTAGAAAGTTTTTGGAAAAAGAGGCATACCCCTTTTATGCCGAGTGGGAAAAAAGTGGAATCATCCCTAGGTCCTTTTGGCAAAAGCTTGGAGAACAAGGATTTTTAGGTCCTTCTGTTCCTGAAAAATATGGAGGACTTGGAGCAGACTTTGCGTATGCGGTCATTATTAATGAAGAACTAGAAAAGGTAGGCTCTAGCTTAATAGGTGTGGGACTGCACAATGATATCGTGATTCCTTATCTTCTTCATTATGGCACCGAGGAACAAAAGCAACGTTGGTTACCTGGATGTATTAGTGGCGACATTATTACAGCAATAGCGATGACAGAGCCGGGAGCAGGGTCAGACCTAGCAGGAATTACGACAACAGCAAAGCTAGATGGTGAGTATTATATTGTTAATGGGCAAAAAACATTTATCACAAATGGGATTCATGCAGATTTAGTCGTTGTCGTTTGTAAGACGAATATCGGAGCTAAGCCTGCGCATAAAGGGATAAGTCTATTAATAGTAGAGCGAGAGAATCCTGGCTTTAGTAGAGGGCGTAAACTAGAAAAGATAGGATTACACGCGCAAGACACAGCAGAGCTTATTTTTGAAGAAGCAAAGGTTCCCGCACATAATTTATTAGGTGTTGAGGGAAAGGGCTTTTACTATTTAATGGAGCAATTGCAGCAGGAACGTCTCATTGTAGCAATAGCTGGACAAATTGCTGCAGAGGTCATGTTTGAGCTTGCAAAGAACTATGTAAAAGAAAGAAAAGCATTCGGCAATTCTATTAGCGATTTTCAAACAGTTCAATTTCGATTAGTTGAGATGGCCACGGAAATAGAAATTGGTCGAACATTTGTTGACGACTTAATCGAGAGGCATATGAATGGAGAAGATGTTGTGTCGAAGGTATCTATGGCTAAATGGTGGATAACCGACTTGGCTAAAAAAGTTGCAGCTGAGACGATGCAGTTGCATGGCGGCTATGGCTATATGGAAGAATACGAGATTGCCAGACGTTATCGCGATATTCCTGTTTCAGCGATTTATGCGGGAACAAATGAAATCATGAAAACGATCATCGCTAAAAAACTAGATTTATAAAAAGAAAGGGGTAGTTAGAATGCAAACAGTGGCCGTGATTGGAGCAGGACTAATGGGAAGTGGTATAGCGCAAACCTTTGCGATGAAAGGAAAGTATGTACAGTTGTATGACATTTCAAATGAAGCACTGGGAAAAGGAATTCAAACGATAGAAAAAAGCCTAGGCCGATTTATCAAAGCTGGGCAGCTCTCACAAGCAGACTCACATAGATGTTTACAAAAAATACAACCCACTTTGGATTTGCTTGAGGCAGTAGTAGAGGCAGATTTAGTAGTGGAAGCCATACCTGAAAATCTGCAGTTAAAGCTCAACATGTTTAAACAGCTTGATGAGCTAGCACCTGAACATATTATTTTAGCAACCAATACATCAGAATTAAGTGTGACGGCAATAGCTGCTGCTACATCACGGCCTGAGAAGGTTGTTGGCATG from Bacillus sp. HMF5848 includes these protein-coding regions:
- a CDS encoding glutamine--tRNA ligase/YqeY domain fusion protein: MEKEHNSNFIKDIMIKDLQSGKHEKIVTRFPPEPNGYLHIGHAKSITINFGLADEFEGLTNLRFDDTNPLKEDTEYVQSIKEDVKWLGYSWDNLFFASDYFEEMYNRAVLLIKKGKAYVDDLTQEQIREYRGTLTEPGKDSPYRNRSVEENLELFERMRNGDFKDGEKVLRAKIDMSSGNINMRDPVLYRVLHSHHHNTGDKWCIYPMYAFAHPLEDAIEGITHSLCTLEFEDQRPFYNWVVTECEMESQPQQIEFSRLNVTNTVMSKRKLKMLVDEKVVDGWDDPRLPTISGLRRRGYTPEAIRAFCKEVGIHKGSGTVDSQMLEHFVREDLKLKSPRTMGVIRPLKVVITNYPEGQVEMLEAEINPENEEMGTRQIPFSREIYIEQEDFMEDPPKKYFRLFPGNEVRLKHAYFIKCEEVIKDEQGNVVELRCTYDPETKSGTGFTGRKVKGTLHWVEASQAVPAEFRLYEPIITDIEEEEEGKTFLDYVNEKSLEIVQGYVEPNMKEAKPQDKFQFFRHGYFNVDPKQTTEDHLVFNLIVSLKSSFKL
- a CDS encoding ATP-binding protein; this encodes MEESRELIINNFKEYNLIEEAMQQELLLIPCEKCRLLFQVAILEAFNNAVEYGKYPIVIRFKHMNSRIVTRIKDCGKGFPVRPLFESISVNGVSTMMEGKLEDARGRGVLMMVEIADKVIYNAHGNDVILIKGVPCSCSKNAPG
- a CDS encoding radical SAM/SPASM domain-containing protein, yielding MQTMNAVQDLHLKSHKLRQSFSPRLIFWELTEGCNLKCIHCRATAQPMRSDAELSTIQAKRVVDDIASFADPILILTGGEPLYRPDFFEIAQYAHDKGLTLAMATNGTLITEDIAKKIKDAGIRRVAISLDGPTADIHDKFRGIDGSFEAALRGAELVKKQGIQVQFNTTITKHNVHAVEDMIALAEAREADALHLFMLVPVGCGVQITESNMLTATEYENVLEWFYERSREVSFEIRATCAPHYYRIMRQKAKERGERVTRQTHGMNAMTKGCLAGSGVCFISHKGFVQPCGYLPVQVGNVLQQPLEQIWNESPEFAVLRDTNELDGKCGICEYVNICSGCRARAYYETGNFMSEEPYCNYQPGK
- a CDS encoding acyl-CoA dehydrogenase family protein yields the protein MSNIYNEEHRIFRQAFRKFLEKEAYPFYAEWEKSGIIPRSFWQKLGEQGFLGPSVPEKYGGLGADFAYAVIINEELEKVGSSLIGVGLHNDIVIPYLLHYGTEEQKQRWLPGCISGDIITAIAMTEPGAGSDLAGITTTAKLDGEYYIVNGQKTFITNGIHADLVVVVCKTNIGAKPAHKGISLLIVERENPGFSRGRKLEKIGLHAQDTAELIFEEAKVPAHNLLGVEGKGFYYLMEQLQQERLIVAIAGQIAAEVMFELAKNYVKERKAFGNSISDFQTVQFRLVEMATEIEIGRTFVDDLIERHMNGEDVVSKVSMAKWWITDLAKKVAAETMQLHGGYGYMEEYEIARRYRDIPVSAIYAGTNEIMKTIIAKKLDL